A single region of the Coregonus clupeaformis isolate EN_2021a chromosome 16, ASM2061545v1, whole genome shotgun sequence genome encodes:
- the traf1 gene encoding TNF receptor-associated factor 1, whose translation MESSLKPAGNLHSDPSAPGENEYPSGFPQSICDDVPQQKYLCSNCNNVLNEARQTLCGHRYCLACVSWLVSNNNNLVCKMCKEEDPSSESETSILTSDNLFSDAAINKEILELKVHCANQGCSWRSILKDFEEHQGQCEYALIPCNIGCGHMVLRKALACHLEKACPNNMSVCSACCHSMSPIELQTHSCHSLGEEKADKKQRKGKNNPIPGSKAKEYCVFSEVGCTFKGTTEKLRVHENSSHVGHLQLLLRAATTTSSDLQASPLTAPASGKEENRAMDEQLPHLREALSGLTLHWDMGLSRGDGELETEGGDGRDSSAAHSLRDDDQVTILLDLGRQIDTLQQRVQISENIISVLNREVEKTQLSMEAVERENQSNQEMIYHLEIKVTEQEHRMARKELVISSLKQSLSAHQEVSYDGTFIWKLSDLSSKMKEAVSGHGNRPNLYSPAFYTARYGFKVCMRLYLNGDGVGKGTHISLFFVIMKGEYDLLLSWPFKHKVTFFLLDQNHREHVIDAFRPDLTSSSFQRPVSEMNVASGCPLFFPLGKLRSPKHAYLKDDTIFIKCVVDTSS comes from the exons ATGGAGTCTAGTTTAAAACCAGCTGGCAACTTACACAGTGATCCATCTGCACCAGGTGAAAATGAGTATCCTTCTGGATTTCCTCAAAGTATTTGCGATGATGTACCCCAGCAGAAGTACCTGTGCAGCAACTGTAATAACGTACTGAATGAGGCACGTCAGACTTTGTGTGGCCACCGCTACTGCCTCGCTTGTGTCAGTTGGTTAGTGAG TAATAACAACAACCTTGTTTGCAAGATGTGCAAAGAAGAAGATCCAAGCTCAGAGAGTGAAACAAGCATACTGACATCAGACAAT TTATTCAGTGATGCAGCCATCAATAAGGAGATCTTGGAGTTGAAAGTGCATTGTGCTAACCAAGGTTGCTCCTGGAGGAGTATTCTCAAGGACTTTGAG GAGCACCAGGGGCAGTGTGAGTATGCCCTAATCCCCTGCAACATAGGCTGTGGTCACATGGTGTTGCGAAAGGCCTTGGCCTGCCACCTGGAGAAGGCCTGTCCAAACAACATGTCAGTGTGCTCCGCATGCTGCCACTCTATGAGCCCCATAGAGCTACAG ACACACTCATGTCACAGTCTTGGGGAGGAAAAAGCTGATAAAaaacaaaggaaaggaaag AATAATCCTATTCCAGGTTCCAAGGCAAAAGAGTATTGTGTTTTCTCTGAAGTTGGTTGCACATTTAAG GGGACCACAGAGAAGCTGAGAGTGCATGAGAACAGTAGCCATGTTGGCCACCTTCAGCTCCTGCTGCGTGccgccaccaccaccagcagTGACCTGCAGGCCTCCCCACTAACAGCCCCTGCCTCAGGCAAGGAGGAGAACAGGGCTATGGATGAGCAGCTGCCCCATCTCAGAGAGGCTCTGTCTGGCCTGACACTGCATTGGGACATGGGACTGTCAAGGGGGGATGGGGAGCTGGAGACGGAAGGAGGGGACGGAAGGGATAGCTCGGCAGCTCACAGCCTGCGAGATGATGATCAGGTGACCATCCTCCTGGACCTAGGGCGACAGATAGACACACTGCAGCAGAGGGTCCAGATATCGGAGAACATCATCTCCGTCCTgaacagggaggtggagaagaCCCAGCTGAGCATGGAGGCTGTGGAGAGGGAGAACCAGAGCAACCAGGAAATGATTTATCACTTAGAAATAAAG GTGACAGAGCAGGAGCATAGAATGGCCAGGAAGGAACTGGTCATCAGCTCCCTGAAACAAAGTCTCAGCGCCCACCAGGAGGTCTCTTATGACGGGACCTTCATCTGGAAGCTGTCTGACCTCAGCTCCAAAATGAAGGAGGCCGTCTCTGGCCATGGGAATAGACCAAACCTGTACTCTCCAG CATTCTACACAGCCAGGTATGGATTCAAGGTGTGCATGAGGCTGTACCTGAATGGTGACGGGGTGGGAAAGGGCACTCATATCTCTCTTTTCTTTGTGATCATGAAAGGGGAGTATGACCTACTTCTCTCATGGCCATTCAAGCACAAG GTCACTTTCTTCCTGCTTGATCAGAATCACAGAGAACATGTGATTGACGCCTTCCGGCCCGACCTAACCTCATCATCCTTCCAAAGGCCTGTCTCAGAAATGAATGTGGCCAGTGGTTGCCCGCTTTTCTTCCCTCTTGGTAAACTTCGCTCGCCCAAGCATGCGTACTTGAAAGACGACACAATCTTCATCAAGTGTGTTGTTGACACTTCATCCTGA